The Merismopedia glauca CCAP 1448/3 DNA window GCTGGGAGGAGTTGGATAAGCGGGAAGGATTGGAGCAATTAGATTTTTATCGCCGCTTGCTGCTAGATTTGGGCAATGCAAAGCTGGTAATCGATAAGGGGGTGCTGGCGATTTTTGGCGACGCACAAACGAAGTTGCGGAAGCCGACGAATTTGAAAGCGCTGACGGATGCCATAGATCGCTTGGACTGGTTTTCGGCGCGGGAAGAGGGTTTGGGCAATTTGTATGAGGGGTTGCTGGAGAAGAATGCAGCCGAGAAGAAATCCGGTGCGGGGCAATATTTTACGCCGCGTCCGTTAATCGATTGCATTGTCAGGTTAATTAAGCCGCAAGCTGGGGAAACGATTCAAGATCCGGCGGCGGGTACGGGGGGTTTCTTAGTAGCAGCAGATCGATATATTAAGGATTTAACGAACGATTTCTATACTCTGAAGCCAGAAGAGGCGAAGTTTCAGCGTTTTGAGGCTTATAAGGGCTTGGAATTGGTTCCCGATACCCATCGCCTCTGTTTGATGAATCTGCTGTTGCACGGGATTGAATGCAATGTGGAGTCTGGGGATAGTTTGTCGCCGGATGGGGAAAGTTTGGGTAAAGCGGATGTAATTTTAACTAATCCACCGTTTGGAACGAAAAAAGGCGGCGGCAGACCGACAAGGGCTGATTTTTCGGTGACTGCGGAAACTTCTAACAAGCAATTGGCGTTTGTCGAGCATATTTATCGCGCTTTGAAGCCTGGGGGAAGGGCGGCGGTTTCGCTGCTTTAGTCGGGAGCAAATAGCGGCGCGTAACGACAATTTAGATATTGCTTGGCTGAGGGATACAA harbors:
- a CDS encoding N-6 DNA methylase, coding for MARESLISTSSVTRDIVAKLWNLCHILRDDGITYNEYVTELTYLLFLKMLAETGRESRLAEEYRWEELDKREGLEQLDFYRRLLLDLGNAKLVIDKGVLAIFGDAQTKLRKPTNLKALTDAIDRLDWFSAREEGLGNLYEGLLEKNAAEKKSGAGQYFTPRPLIDCIVRLIKPQAGETIQDPAAGTGGFLVAADRYIKDLTNDFYTLKPEEAKFQRFEAYKGLELVPDTHRLCLMNLLLHGIECNVESGDSLSPDGESLGKADVILTNPPFGTKKGGGRPTRADFSVTAETSNKQLAFVEHIYRALKPGGRAAVSLL